Proteins encoded together in one Oncorhynchus mykiss isolate Arlee chromosome 7, USDA_OmykA_1.1, whole genome shotgun sequence window:
- the LOC110528099 gene encoding proline-rich protein 36 isoform X1: MKKGPLHFLGRKNQSLFDTNIKIKKMDNVELVLDSSDIPESGTAKVRSRPAVKHYMSSSDVGQGFAVPTPKVPVLPPFNSPKINRAVNDDRFFNGSAISVPDLVDGEIFIPPPPTMAPPPPPPMFIPPPPDFLGDLDSLQPPSMPPPKPPSVVLSKEYEDFTSLKPPLMRPPKPPSTSSSASSSSLSISIPTPVPDFTEPPKFAPPQPPIDMRQAALKALKTPPPKPTRLSSIHSMDEASQVPAQASPVQTPTPSSFNPQNTAKLVKQEASPGRNNKFSPMLDSNLRNLKASDVTGMRGDGPAASPLALLMAAKERGRHRSSLSLENSTKSNEPLASIQHREFNPNSFTVIPRATSFTSVTSQHKPQSVVPLEATVVIQIPAKPQIIESAVKGPIANPVVKRILPTSRSSSSSRLAMDKQSGEQRIDSPSSLFRDDENLCMPLLPPPPEFDDHDVVDSPPSSPPPDPPLKKVLPPTPSPVLPVLSSNANPVLHVKTPSPPPPKPKSPSPPKFPPPAMEIKPKLPVQIKPKPPPTQALSSLSASQATLQSILQKKMLEMDCKMDNKMLAMKETDSDDWGSPLSDEETKFPVVPRVTPKNPVITTKSKSATVPATTQGLDMKELETKMAMKGQGLSEPSRVPTSNGPRSKQAYGMTFMVQPGTKQPITVVSK; encoded by the exons atgaaaaagggACCGTTGCATTTTTTGGGTCGAAAGAACCAGTCTCTCTTCGACACCAATATTAAAATCAAGAAGATGG aCAATGTTGAGCTGGTGTTGGATTCATCAGACATTCCTGAATCAGGCACTGCCAAAGTGAGGTCCAGACCCGCAGTCAAGCACTACATG TCCTCCTCTGATGTTGGGCAAGGGTTTGCTGTCCCAACCCCCAAAGTTCCTGTCCTCCCTCCTTTCAACAGTCCAAAGATCAACAGGGCAG TAAATGACGATCGGTTTTTCAATGGATCGGCTATATCTGTGCCCGATTTGGTGGATGGGGAGATATTTATTCCACCTCCCCCTACAATggcacccccaccccccccacccatgTTCATCCCTCCCCCACCAGATTTCTTGGGTGACTTGGACTCCCTTCAGCCTCCCTCCATGCCCCCTCCAAAACCTCCATCAGTGGTTCTGTCTAAAGAGTACGAGGATTTCACCTCCCTGAAACCTCCACTAATGCGCCCCCCGAAACCCCCGTCAACTTCCTCCAGTGCTTCTAGTTCATCTTTGTCCATTTCTATACCAACACCAGTCCCTGATTTTACTGAGCCCCCAAAGTTTGCCCCTCCACAGCCCCCTATAGACATGAGACAAGCTGCTCTGAAAGCCCTGAAGACCCCGCCTCCAAAGCCAACAAGGCTGTCCTCCATCCACAGCATGGACGAAGCCTCCCAGGTTCCAGCCCAAGCTTCCCCAGTACAGACCCCAACACCCTCCAGCTTCAACCCCCAGAACACAGCTAAGCTGGTCAAGCAGGAAGCGTCTCCAGGCCGGAATAACAAGTTCAGTCCTATGCTGGACAGTAACCTACGCAACCTGAAGGCCAGTGATGTCACTGGGATGAGGGGGGACGGTCCTGCCGCTTCCCCCCTGGCTCTTCTCATGGCGGCTAAAGAGCGAGGCAGGCACAGGTCCAGTCTTTCCCTTGAAAACAGCACGAAGAGTAATGAGCCATTAGCCAGCATCCAGCACAGGGAATTCAATCCCAATTCTTTCACCGTCATCCCTAGGGCCACCTCATTCACTTCTGTAACCTCACAACATAAACCACAGTCTGTGGTCCCACTGGAGGCCACAGTGGTAATCCAGATTCCAGCAAAACCCCAGATTATTGAGTCAGCGGTGAAGGGGCCAATTGCAAATCCAGTAGTTAAAAGGATTCTGCCCACCTCTAGATCCTCATCCTCCAGCAGACTAGCCATGGATAAGCAAAGTGGAGAGCAGAGGATTGATTCACCCTCTAGCCTTTTCAGGGATGACGAGAACCTATGCATGCCATTACTCCCTCCCCCTCCCGAATTCGATGACCATGATGTCGTGGACTCTCCTCCCAGCTCACCTCCACCTGACCCTCCACTGAAGAAGGTCCTGCCTCCCACTCCCAGCCCTGtccttccagtcctgtcctcTAATGCCAACCCTGTCCTTCATGTCAAAACTCCCTCGCCTCCCCCTCCAAAACCTAAATCTCCAAGCCCTCCCAAATTCCCACCTCCTGCCATGGAGATCAAACCCAAACTGCCTGTTCAGATCAAACCCAAGCCGCCTCCCACCCaggccctctcctccctctcagccAGCCAGGCCACACTCCAGAGCATCCTGCAGAAGAAGATGCTAGAGATGGACTGCAAAATGGACAACAAAATGCTGGCCATGAAGGAAACAGACTCTGATGACTGGGGTTCTCCCTTGTCTGATGAGGAgaccaagttcccagttgtcccCAGAGTCACCCCGAAAAACCCTGTTATCACTACAAAGAGCAAGAGTGCCACTGTGCCAGCCACAACACAAGGACTTGACATGAAGGAGCTGGAGACAAAAATGGCCATGAAAGGTCAGGGTTTGTCAGAGCCATCAAGAGTTCCCACAAG CAATGGGCCACGGTCAAAGCAGGCGTATGGCATGACTTTCATGGTACAACCCGGAACCAAACAACCAATCACTGTTGTCAGCAAATGA
- the LOC110528099 gene encoding proline-rich protein 36 isoform X2, which translates to MSSSDVGQGFAVPTPKVPVLPPFNSPKINRAVNDDRFFNGSAISVPDLVDGEIFIPPPPTMAPPPPPPMFIPPPPDFLGDLDSLQPPSMPPPKPPSVVLSKEYEDFTSLKPPLMRPPKPPSTSSSASSSSLSISIPTPVPDFTEPPKFAPPQPPIDMRQAALKALKTPPPKPTRLSSIHSMDEASQVPAQASPVQTPTPSSFNPQNTAKLVKQEASPGRNNKFSPMLDSNLRNLKASDVTGMRGDGPAASPLALLMAAKERGRHRSSLSLENSTKSNEPLASIQHREFNPNSFTVIPRATSFTSVTSQHKPQSVVPLEATVVIQIPAKPQIIESAVKGPIANPVVKRILPTSRSSSSSRLAMDKQSGEQRIDSPSSLFRDDENLCMPLLPPPPEFDDHDVVDSPPSSPPPDPPLKKVLPPTPSPVLPVLSSNANPVLHVKTPSPPPPKPKSPSPPKFPPPAMEIKPKLPVQIKPKPPPTQALSSLSASQATLQSILQKKMLEMDCKMDNKMLAMKETDSDDWGSPLSDEETKFPVVPRVTPKNPVITTKSKSATVPATTQGLDMKELETKMAMKGQGLSEPSRVPTSNGPRSKQAYGMTFMVQPGTKQPITVVSK; encoded by the exons ATG TCCTCCTCTGATGTTGGGCAAGGGTTTGCTGTCCCAACCCCCAAAGTTCCTGTCCTCCCTCCTTTCAACAGTCCAAAGATCAACAGGGCAG TAAATGACGATCGGTTTTTCAATGGATCGGCTATATCTGTGCCCGATTTGGTGGATGGGGAGATATTTATTCCACCTCCCCCTACAATggcacccccaccccccccacccatgTTCATCCCTCCCCCACCAGATTTCTTGGGTGACTTGGACTCCCTTCAGCCTCCCTCCATGCCCCCTCCAAAACCTCCATCAGTGGTTCTGTCTAAAGAGTACGAGGATTTCACCTCCCTGAAACCTCCACTAATGCGCCCCCCGAAACCCCCGTCAACTTCCTCCAGTGCTTCTAGTTCATCTTTGTCCATTTCTATACCAACACCAGTCCCTGATTTTACTGAGCCCCCAAAGTTTGCCCCTCCACAGCCCCCTATAGACATGAGACAAGCTGCTCTGAAAGCCCTGAAGACCCCGCCTCCAAAGCCAACAAGGCTGTCCTCCATCCACAGCATGGACGAAGCCTCCCAGGTTCCAGCCCAAGCTTCCCCAGTACAGACCCCAACACCCTCCAGCTTCAACCCCCAGAACACAGCTAAGCTGGTCAAGCAGGAAGCGTCTCCAGGCCGGAATAACAAGTTCAGTCCTATGCTGGACAGTAACCTACGCAACCTGAAGGCCAGTGATGTCACTGGGATGAGGGGGGACGGTCCTGCCGCTTCCCCCCTGGCTCTTCTCATGGCGGCTAAAGAGCGAGGCAGGCACAGGTCCAGTCTTTCCCTTGAAAACAGCACGAAGAGTAATGAGCCATTAGCCAGCATCCAGCACAGGGAATTCAATCCCAATTCTTTCACCGTCATCCCTAGGGCCACCTCATTCACTTCTGTAACCTCACAACATAAACCACAGTCTGTGGTCCCACTGGAGGCCACAGTGGTAATCCAGATTCCAGCAAAACCCCAGATTATTGAGTCAGCGGTGAAGGGGCCAATTGCAAATCCAGTAGTTAAAAGGATTCTGCCCACCTCTAGATCCTCATCCTCCAGCAGACTAGCCATGGATAAGCAAAGTGGAGAGCAGAGGATTGATTCACCCTCTAGCCTTTTCAGGGATGACGAGAACCTATGCATGCCATTACTCCCTCCCCCTCCCGAATTCGATGACCATGATGTCGTGGACTCTCCTCCCAGCTCACCTCCACCTGACCCTCCACTGAAGAAGGTCCTGCCTCCCACTCCCAGCCCTGtccttccagtcctgtcctcTAATGCCAACCCTGTCCTTCATGTCAAAACTCCCTCGCCTCCCCCTCCAAAACCTAAATCTCCAAGCCCTCCCAAATTCCCACCTCCTGCCATGGAGATCAAACCCAAACTGCCTGTTCAGATCAAACCCAAGCCGCCTCCCACCCaggccctctcctccctctcagccAGCCAGGCCACACTCCAGAGCATCCTGCAGAAGAAGATGCTAGAGATGGACTGCAAAATGGACAACAAAATGCTGGCCATGAAGGAAACAGACTCTGATGACTGGGGTTCTCCCTTGTCTGATGAGGAgaccaagttcccagttgtcccCAGAGTCACCCCGAAAAACCCTGTTATCACTACAAAGAGCAAGAGTGCCACTGTGCCAGCCACAACACAAGGACTTGACATGAAGGAGCTGGAGACAAAAATGGCCATGAAAGGTCAGGGTTTGTCAGAGCCATCAAGAGTTCCCACAAG CAATGGGCCACGGTCAAAGCAGGCGTATGGCATGACTTTCATGGTACAACCCGGAACCAAACAACCAATCACTGTTGTCAGCAAATGA